The Lycorma delicatula isolate Av1 chromosome 8, ASM4794821v1, whole genome shotgun sequence DNA segment TGTGAATTACGtatcaaataatgtaatttagaGGATTCTCCATTTTATATAGGATGAAatggatttaattaatatttttataattaagtattactgattttattttttttaaatatttcttgtatgaagacatttttctaataaacacATCTGATAGCCTACCATAATGATAAATGCAGTAGAAATGTTGTTTCTATTGCAATCTTCAAGTCTAGTACatgttattagaaaaagaaatctCAGAAAAATAGTTCAATcagtttttcaaaatgtataagTTTCAATGTATGGTCAAATCTTCACAGTTAAAAAATTCATGAGCAAATTATACAACATGAGTAATTGATTTTGTAGTTaattaaggattattttttatggtaaagaaagaaaaacatcacAACCTCTACAGACGACAGATGAGTGTAAGATAGAAGCACATCAAAGTGAAATTTGCTGGCCATTTCTAAGAACATGTTATTACTTTCtgtacgtataaaattaatttttatgaaccaCAAGTACCAAATGGAACACTACTTCAAAAAGCAAAAGTTCgtcattcattttataaagaaagatataaataaaagaaactactaatTAGAAATACGAATTggatggaaaataaataatatatttagaaaaaccaAACCAGGCATAAGGAAATCTCCAACCATGACCCAAGGTGTAGAatagtaacaaattataattcagGGATTTGGTTACAGGATATAAATTATGTTGTTCATAAACTAAattcagaacaaaatatttaatatagtcaTAAACTTCACATTTAATTCTGGATAATAAAGCCAACCTTCAACTCAACTAAGATATTGCTAAGTATCGAGTATGAAATTTCTTATCGGTTGGATGTATCCTTTATGAATTATCAAATAATTGGAGAAGTGGATGTATAATTATgctcaatttttaacttttttttataaacagaaataatttagtCAGAATGAATAAGTGAAGGAGTAATAGGAAGTATGTACGTATgggtatatatatttacttttctaatGCAGTATAGTACCTGTGTGTTTCAAATCTTCATGAATTTCATCTGGAAATGTCCTGCCATATATAGATGTACCACCTTTACCAGTCCCAGTTGGATCGCCAcctacattaaaagaaaaataaatgtatttcaaaagATAAAGGCTTATATTTCAAAAAGGTATTTGAAGAGTAACTTGTAAACcactttattcaaaaaatgtatttttataccaCGTTAAAGcttctcattttctgtcagtcacTTTGTTATGCAAGCAAGTACACCTGCTTTTGACGACGCATCTAAAACAGTATGTACTGATTCAATTTTTAACAGTGGAAAAATTAAACACTAGTGACATTCATCATTGTCTAAAAGGTATTTATGGTAAtaaactgttgatcaaagtacTGTAAGTAGGTGGGCAATAAAATTCTGTGCACTAGCAGCTGGTAAAGCGAATATTTTGAATGAACCTCACAGTggtcgaccagtttctgtgactgatgggATCTACCAAAAGGagatgtttttatttccttttggtGCTGCTAAAATGCCTCAGAAGACATGTGAGTCATGTTCAGCAATCCATGGAGCTGATAATTCTGTAACACAAGATTGCTTGACCGTACATATCGCATGCAACCATTGAAGCTAttgtaaagttgaaatttgaacctattttaCACCACCCATACACATCAGATTTGGCATCAAATTTTTACTCCTTTCCAGAATTAAAGATATCCATTTCATTAGGAAGGATGCAGTGAGGTTGTAGATGAAGGAAAGACTACCAATATTCATTGTTGATGTAATAAGAAAAGTAGTTCACTGTTGGGAGAAATGTATAGCTGTAAATGGTTCAtatggaaaaaatacatttaagttTTTACAGCTACTTTTACACCATATCATTTTCATTCgactaaatgattttcaatttctCTAAAAGAAGTATGTACAGTTAATATAGCAAATTGCATGAAAAATCTATCccctttttcacttttttttttatttctatgtttagagattatataaaaattaagatttgataaatatttagggacagattttttaaaacctgtcaattaagtaaaaaaaaaaatttttatctttaggtTGGTTTTGATGGTATGGCTActatttttacaagaattattattttggcTCTCAGTATGgataggaaattttatttatattgaacactgtgTTTTAGTATTTTACACTATTAAAGAtcatatataatttgataatttcagTTAAGAGTTTCAATTAAAACTTCTTGCAGTCTCAATCATCCAGATAGCAAAGAATGCAGTCTCTTCACAAAGCTATGGACCTTTGTGTTTCTCAACTGAAGTAGCTGCACGGGTTAGTTCAAGTTCTACTGTATGCTCTAAACATACATGAAGTGAGAGTGCTTCTTTCCTTCAAATCCTTTTTTCCACCCCTTTGTAAAATGAAACTatgtacatattataataatattgtcaaAGCACAGAATTCAGTACATAACACATTTCTTACCTTTAACaactgaaataacatttttttttttttttttaattataaagagaaatttgtaaaaatatttaaaccactaGTAAACCAGTATTTGTACTATACTTAAACCagtatttgtaaaatacttaaaaatatgttctcaattaaaacaaagtttttatacaaTCTCTACACATAatctttaatgttaaaaatgtaacagaTAAAAAACAGGATACTAACTGAATTTACCATAATTCATAAAGTTTCTTTCAAGTCAATTGAAAGTCTGAACAATACTGGTGACAAAAACAAAGTTTAACGtgagggtcattcaaatataaactggaatttgaTTACATAACTTTGttgataatacaaataaattactttatatttctacataatttcctacagaaatacattttctccactggATAGGTAGCTTCCTGATCCCCTCatcaaaaaaacaagatggctgccACAATAACTAATTGTGCACATCAATTGATTGACAACTGTATCATCGTCTTCAAATCTTTTCGCTCTcctgaagcttctttcaacaacCCAAAGGAGTAGAAATCACATGGTGTCAAATCTGGACTGTACAGTGGGTGTTCAagatggatttgaatagtagacagtggataccagtgttccttggtgattgggtttcaattaaccacacatctcaagaatacacttcatttacattcatatatatcaccctcattcattctctgaagaaacaccttacagtggtttcagaggctaaacagaaaaaaaaagaaaagaggtagTGAGTTATCAAGAGATGTACAAtgaatttttgcaaatttatacaAATCTGAGTTGCTGTATGCAGCCATGCGTTGTCATGGAGGATGTTGCAAATCAGTTGCTAGTGTCCTTTGTTGCAATAAGCATTCCTGACTTATTCTCTTGCTTTCCAGGATGTAGTGTTGGACCCACGTTTTGTTACAGGTCAGAATACGATCCAAAAATGCCTCTCCTTTCTCAAAGCGATTCAGAAGCCTCTGATAGATATCTTTCTGGACATGTCTCTTTGCCGCAGTGAGAAGAAGTGTAACCCACCTTGCTGACACTTCATTGTATCCAAGAGTGTCTGACAATATGCACACTTTCAACACTTATGCCCACCTCTGATTCAATGTCAGCGACCTTCATCTTCCACAAGGTCACAAACGGCCTAAATGTTGTGATGTTGGTCTGTGGATGATGTTCATGACTTTCATTCTCCACTGCATCACAGTCACTTCAAAATTGTGGGCCCAATCATACACTTGAGTTTTTGATAGGGAACATCTTCGAATTGTGCCTGGAGTCAGAATTTCAGAGGATTTAACACCTTCGTTGGTGAGAAATTGGATTATAATTTATTGCGCAATGGAAAATAGTACCTGGTGCTCAAACACTATGCTACTGATGTGGAAACATGACTTATGGGCAGTTGTTCCCCTTCATACATATCCAAATAACTACCCACAGCGTTCCATACATTCACTGCTCTTCCTCAGTCCATGCGGCAAAATTCtagtttaaatttgaatgatccttgtaataaaattctattttttcaacaaattatttataaaacataatctaagtaaagctttttgtgACACACACTTTATAGATTACCATTGTTTGTTCACTTAACATGGTTAAAGCAGCTGAAAGTATTAttcctacatttatttaattcttttcctCAAAAATGTAACAATACCCTTTGTTGAGCATcacaataaatagtttttttaaccgATCTCtgtttattttagtgattttacCTAAAAGATTTAGTTTgtcaaaaatgaatatgtttgcataaaataatttcattttatcaaaaaaatgttttaccaaatAAGAACACTGTTTTTCGAAATAAAAATAGGTTCCTCTAAATCTACTTTAAATAATGTTTCTCATATGTAACCTACCTTGTATCATAAAATCCCGAATAATTCTATGAAATTTTGTACCATTGTAATAACCTCTTCTACAAAGCTCAGCAAAATTCCTGCATGTGTTGGGTGCATGTTTCCAGTACAACTCTACAACAATTTCTCCCATCctataacaaaatttcttataaataactaCAGTTAATTTGACACTTGGCTAATGGTTTATCAAacactacatatattttttttttcatttttggagtTTGCCAAAACTGAAGCTTTGtttaactgaaaaattcaaaatattcattGATATGACTTATTTTTAGCAACTTAAGAAccttatattcatatttaaattaataattaaacaagtaCACAAAGCACTTtctttgaagaattaaaaataatagagatAAATATGGAGACTACCACTACATGGTAGACATACACTTAcagatagattaataataaatgtgaatatgaagtttaatttatttaaactaattttggaGTTGATATGcagtttgttatttgggaaatataTTCTTTGTATTCTTCAGTATGCAACGTATAATGTATTTGTAATTCAtagtactttaaattattaacaataactatatatgtaaaaacatttagCAATTTTATTACCAGTCACTAtgctaaaagttattttattttaaatacttttagcAAATTACTAACATAAAAGTGCAATTTTACTGActgaattataatacataatattacaattagTGAATAGTacagaaaatattgataaaatgtacaataattactttgtataatactacccattattttaatgttaagcaGTTACAATGCACGaaatacataaacacatttaaagctttaaaaagttattttgcgAATCACTTAATAAAGGAGTAAATTATGAACGAAAAAGGTGTACTTCACGTACGATGTTTCAAGAACTGCGTGTTTAGGCTGCCATAGTTTATCCGGTATTCCCGTAGTATTAGCAATCATTCTTTAGCACACAGTGTATACTTAGGAAGTATATTCAGAGCTAACTTCATGCACTTAATAATCGGAAGTTTTAACCTTAATTGTGAACTGTAAACAAATCAAACTGCGACGTCAACCACAAACTTTGAGTGTAATACGTGTCCGAATCGTTTGTTATGATCGTAACGAACTAcgcaaaacttttattaatgctCAATTTCTTCTAGCAAATACggcacatctaaaaaaaaatgttatgcatgTATCAGCTAGTATCCAATTAATAGttgattatgaattaaaattataacaactttgGATTATATTTtctaactgaatttcacttaaaaaattcgTTAATCCCTATatctcaattaatttataataatccagtgagttccatttaatttttttcaaataacattaaaactggTGTGTTTAATCATCTTATAAGTATACCGCTTAGTTTAATTATATGGTAGCAACGTATCTGAAAGTATACTTGCTGTTTATTTCATTTCCTGTTTGTTACTGATGAACTTTAACaatgaggttcaattaaccatgtCAGGAATTATTCGTCATTGTCCATATAAGATTGCGTGTCATGTGtatttcatatatacatttttctaacattgtaactaaaataatatatattatcgaAGTTTCAACTTATAGTTATAATTCAAGTTTAGAATgcttaaatattataagtttgtAATAGACTTATATTCGTTACAGAACtatagaaaatattatgtttttcccCTTTTCTTGATTGAAATATTGGTATCGAACATTCTTTAAATTAACCTTTATCACTAAAATAttcttaaagatttttattaacgtTCTTGTTAACAACTAAAATATCCCGCGTTAAGATTGTATGACAATACAACTTTTTAAGCTTTTCTTTGTCGATTTTAGTTATCGATTGTTAAATATCGATTATTGAATACTGGCAATTTTAATGTTTGCCTATTTTCTTCAGGTGGCAGtatgttaaaaactgttttgtgTGAATTTCCACCATTTGACTGTTcaggtgaaacatttgattaataGAAGTTTGCAAATTACTTTAGAAGCcttgattattattgttaaggTATTTACACCTAATTTGATGTACTAAATTATATGTGTTTAAAGTACACTACCGTACATCTATTGAAACGAACGCATGCTTCAGTAATATTACGTGTGGATCTGCAAAATCAACACTGGTTTTTGCTGGGTGACATTAATTGCTGCCTTCATTTGCTTGGTGTGTACATTACTTTATTAGTTGTATTGATTTTTGGGTGTTGAACAGCTTGTACGAAATATACAATTTTGTACCCTTATTTGTCGCTATTTATATGTTAATTGCCGGTATATCTGTTATGtagttaatgtaaaatgttttgttgattttattgtaCTATTGCTGTTGCTTTTTTCTCCCCTGTAATTTCTTAGGTTAtggtttcctttattttttgttattttgttctaGTTTTCAAATGCCCATTCATTagttttgtgaaattaatttcaatattgcaTTCTTTGCGATTTTTCGTCTGTAAATGTTAGGTTTTTGGAATTTGTGCATAACCCAATTCAAATTATCGTTAAGTTGTACTTGAATTAAGgattaacacaattaaaatattaaatgattttactgctaatacatatattttttcatttatgaaatttttttgtaagattttatttatttattttctcattagtatacatttaacatgtattatttaatttaagtatattagaatatatgttggagtaattttttagaaaaatagctgcatataaattttaacttcttttttttgttttcgaacgTAAATAGCAGGCTGTATCAGTTTTGTAAATGAtagtcatatttaataaaatccttatttttataCACTCATTGTATAAGTTACTGGCTGTCTATTTTCAAGTATACTGGTATAGTCTACTGAATATTGTAACATGTCTCTCTGTGTTTGAATAATGATTATTTTCCTTAGTaactttaaaacgtttttcaGTAAGCTAGGCTATTCATGTAGGGGGGGgcctgtttattttatatatatacaagtattgattgttttaaatgaataaagcAACATTATTGTTATGGTATAACCTCATTCATTTAGTCTAGATGGACCAGATGTTGGTTAAATGAGACACTTTAGTAGGCCACACGACACTTCTTAATAATTAGTGTCGTGGCCTactaatttcacaataaatatgaaagtatgaagataaaatatagtaagttattttaaataatttttaatgtgtatattaataataaataaaaaaattacttacaattagattattttttgaagaaaatagacCTGTCACAAAGTAGGATACAGTAATTAAATCATTCTCATTTTTTCTGATAAGAGTTGGGTGAGTTTAGTGTGGTATTGTGGCTTCAGCACCTTACACCtgttaaacattttcatataagCATAACCATCTTGCTGAACAGTCTATAATCtttggtatttaatttatatacatgtaaatatgttaaatccaaattttccaatttgaaaaaaatatttattctcttatATAAATGTCATCATAACcagcttgaattttttttttaaatggacctAAATTATGAAAGAATGGGTTctgaagttttcattaaaaaaaatatatatatgtatttaaaatatgctattgcctattattttatttaacagaatgtaGATAAACAGGGTTGCTActgaatttgtatttatatcaacttaaaaaataaaatgtattgtgtGATTTTCCTCTTAGATATGCcaaaaaaacttagttttataattatataaatatttaaaatgccaTAATATCCCTTAAATGTCTTTCTTTAATCATATTCTATTACTATTGTCTATCTTAAATTCattgaattatgaaaattatacgttttcatttctaatttttttttttcatgggtgtgtatttttttattgatttcggCCAAAGTTAGTTTGTTGGAAAATTCTGATGAAAGACTCCCGTTAACAGTTTTTCATGTTAAATCTAAGATCATTTGCATTATTTAATGCTAAATACTCAACCTTCCAcatcttatttcatttaatcagaatataaatttttggtaCTTACATTTTAACGCCCCGctgctacagttttatttaaaaacgaagtagtcaattggatttcggtggaaaatgatcagtctctttattaattttaataaatggttatttatatttatttatttatataatttaaccaaacttaacctacgctcgcttcgctcgctaaccttgactaattaacaccgtaattttttgagtatttatttaataaattcagtaattatttattatttaaataatcaaaacactcctgttaattagtcaaagttagcgagcgtaggttaagtttggttaaattatatctataaaatatcatttattaaaattaataaagagactgttttgaatctatgttaaactctatatcggcccattttccaccgattgactactttgtttttaaataaagctgtagctgcggtggcgttaatacgcaagTACCAAATTTTTTCTAGAATCTTTTGTTTAACAATCAGTTAATACAGTTATATTGTAATAAGTGTTTTGTATTCATATAACATGATGGGGCActaatttgttttcctttatatacatatataaggatGTATGTATACAGCAAAATTacttctataaattataattgaattgttTCCTGATATTCAcatatctcatttatttattgagAGCAGCCAAAGACATTATACTGTTGACATTGAGAGTTTGCTGAGCATAAAGCTAGATGCTACCTTATGTCTAAATTATACATTCTTCAGTTTTGTATATTCACACAACCTTTCAATGTTCTGTGTATGTATACCACTCTCTGGGTTCACAAAGTTATATCTGTAGTTGAAATCTAGATGTTTCAGGTGTTGTAATACAAGTCCATTATATAAGTCATTTATGTACACTAAAAACAAGGAGCCAAACAGCACAGCCTTGGGGGATACCATACAGTATTTTTTTCCTTATCGctgatttctttttctattttagtatACTGAGTCTGATCTGATAAGTATGAATAGAACCACTGATATGGCACACCTCTGATACCTATGTTTTGTAGTCGATCAAGTAAAAATGTAATGGTCTACTCTATCAAAAGCCTTTATTAGTTTACAAAAACACCAACACAAAAATCACCAtcatttatacttcatat contains these protein-coding regions:
- the Cypl gene encoding peptidyl-prolyl cis-trans isomerase-like 1 Cypl isoform X1, producing the protein MIANTTGIPDKLWQPKHAVLETSMGEIVVELYWKHAPNTCRNFAELCRRGYYNGTKFHRIIRDFMIQGGDPTGTGKGGTSIYGRTFPDEIHEDLKHTGAGILSMANSGPDTNGSQFFITLAPTQWLDNKHAIFGRIHSGMTAVKRIGLVETDKTDRPVDDVKIVRAFIRSH
- the Cypl gene encoding peptidyl-prolyl cis-trans isomerase-like 1 Cypl isoform X2; translation: MGEIVVELYWKHAPNTCRNFAELCRRGYYNGTKFHRIIRDFMIQGGDPTGTGKGGTSIYGRTFPDEIHEDLKHTGAGILSMANSGPDTNGSQFFITLAPTQWLDNKHAIFGRIHSGMTAVKRIGLVETDKTDRPVDDVKIVRAFIRSH